The genomic stretch CGTAGCTGTGAAGCGACCTGATCTCCGATGAAAGCTTTTCGAAAAGTTCCCTGCGCGTCTTTATGATAACGAGGCACTCCTCCCCCTTTTCCAGCTTCCCCTTCCACTCATAGATGGAGGTTACCCCTTTCACGATGTTGCAACAGGCGGCAAGCCTCTTTTCCACAAGGGCGGCGGATATCCTTTCCGCCTCGTCCGCGCTGGAAGCGGTCATAAGCGCCACGATAAAATCATCTGCTCTTTGCATGTTGCCTATGATTTAACACCAAAACTCTTCACAAGGAAATAGCCGGAGTAGAAAAAGAACAGGCCGGAAAAGGCAAGCCTGAACATGAAGCCGGTATCGTGCCACCACTGCCAGGTGATCAAGGAAGCCAGCACCGCTATCATTCCGAAAAGCTGCAGGAGCCTGCCGACATGGAACAAAAAAGCCTTCATAGCTTACTCAGACCTCTTCGCCGACCAGGTCGTACTCCATGCTCTCAACTATCTTCACCTTGATGATCTCCCCCGGATTAGCCGCGCATTCGCTCAGTATCACTTCGCCGTCCACCTCGGGGGCCTGCGTCTCAAGACGCCCGACCAGCAGATTGTTCCCGGCATCGAACCGCTCCACAAGAACGGGGAGAATTTTTCCGACCTTCCCCTTGTTCTTTTTTAAAGACACACTCTTCTGTATCTCCATCAGGCGGGCCTTCCTCTCTTCTTTCTCATCCCCGGAACATGTCTCCTCCATGTCGAAACCCCTTGTCCCTTTTTCGGGGGAATAGGTAAATACCCCTACATGGTCGAGCTCATTCTCCGAAAGGAACCGCTCAAGTTTTTGAAACTCCTTTTCACCCTCACCCGGGAACCCTGTGATGAACGCCGATCTTATTGCCGCATCCGGCATTGTGTGGCGGATTTTTTCTATCAGCCTTTTGATGTCGTCTTCGTTCTCCTGCCGCCCCATCTTCTTTAATACGCCACTATCTATATGTTGAAACGGCACATCCATGTAGGCGCAGAGCTTCGGCTCCGAGGCGACCAGTTCGATAAGCTCATCCGTTATCAATGTAGGATAGAGGTAATGAAGGCGCACCCACTTGGGATCTACTTCGACAACTTTTTTCAGGAGCTTCACGAGCCCCCCTTTTATTCCGAGGTCAAGGCCATAGCGGGTCGAATCCTGGGAAACGATGCAAATCTCTTTTATTCCATTTTTCACCAGCCGGCTTGCCTCAACGATGACGTCGTCAACAGGTCTGCTTTTCAGCGGCCCCCTTATGAGCGGAATAGAACAGAAGGAGCAGGAGTTTCCGCACCCTTCCGCGATCTTGAGATACGCGGATACCGCTCCCGGCTCTATCAAGCGGTCGGTATTCGCGGAATCGTAAATTTCGGAAACCTCGCCGTCTGAAAGCCCTACCAGGTAATCGACCTCCGGCAGTTCGGCCTGCATCTCCCCCCTGAAAAGCTCGACCATGCAGCCCATGACCGCGAGCTTCAGCGAGGGATTCTGTTTCTTCAACTCGGCGAGCTCCAGGATGGTATCGACCGTCTCTTCCCTTGCTTCGCCGAGAAATCCGCAGGAGTTGATAAGGATATATTCCGCTTCGGACGGATCCCCTACAATGACACAACCCTGCCCGACAAGCCTGGCCAATGTTTTTTCACTGTCGACCCGGTTCTTGGCGCATCCAAGCGATACCATGTAGATGCGGAGGTTCCTCAGTTTATTCATATTTACAGTTGCGAAATCGCGGACTAAACCGCCTGCGTGGTATTCGAGGAGGGCTGGCGCCTTATCCAAAGGCGAAAAAACGGATCTGCAAAGCCCCACTTTTTCCCATCCTTTATCAGGATCGATTTTGCCGCGAGCCCCCTCAGCGAAGCCTGGAGGTTCGTCGCGGTGCCGAAGCCGTATCTGTTAATGAAATATTCCGAATAGAGATTCTTGTCTCCATCCATGGCAAGTCCATAGAGAAGCGATTGTTGTCTGTCCTTATGCTGGTTCCAGAGAGCGTAATATGACGGCGCGCTGGAAACAAGGAACTCGTTCACCGCTTCATCCAGCGCCCCTTCCCACTCTATTGCGGCGCCGGTTTGGGAAACGGCTTTCTTCATCCTGCCTGAGAGAATAAGCGCGAGCTCTATCCTTCCTGATGTCACGGACAGTATCGAATCAAGCAGATCGCCCGGTATATCCTTGCCCGAATCCTTGAACCGCTTGCCGATAAAATCCCTCACCGCGCCGGGAGAGAAAATTTCATCCGCTCGGCGCTCCAACACTTGGCCGGATATGTTCCCCCCCAGCTTCCGGGCATCGGGAAGGATATCGTATCCCGTAAGGAGATACGATGTGATCGCCTGACGTCCGATCTTTTCAAGAAACATTTTCATCCCAGGTTTCCCCAATATCCCTTCCAGCCTTTCAAACCCGGAAAGGACGACGACGGATCTTTTGTTTTCTTCCATCCCCGCGAGTTCCGGCAGGTCGAGGATAGTTGACATCAGTTTGGAGATCTCCGATTTCGCCGGAACGTCAAAAGACATTCCACCCTCTGCAGTCCTGTCGATATTCAGCCGTCCACCCATCGCAAGCCTCTTGATCATCCCCGCCTTTTTCCCCTCGTCTTCAAACGCATCGACCAGGGCCCTTGCCAGTACGATGGCAAAATGCCATATCCCGGTAACCATCTGGAGGTCTACATGGAAAACAATGAAATCCTTTCGGAGGCGTTTCGACAGGCTTTGGGCAAAAAGCGATTCGCCGCTAAAAGGCTTGAAATCAAATCCGCAGTGAAGATTCCTCCCCAGCGCGTCGGAAACCTCCGCGAAACTTTCTTCGGGAAAGATCGTATCGAAAATATTATCGGGATCTGGCATTTTCAATCGTTAAAGTCCGATATCAAAGTCTATAGCTGAGCCTGCACGATGTATGTGACAAGCTCCCTCATGGAAACAACCCCGGTAAAATTCCCCGCATCATCGGAGAGGATGATGTTCCTGAAATCGTTTTTGACCATGTTTATCACCGATTCCCTCAGCGAATCGGTATCCTGCGCGCCGCAGAATTTCTTTATCATCTTATCTTCCGCCTTGAACTTGAGCGGGTCCTTGAACTTGGCCGCCAGATCCACGAAGAGCGATTCATTGATTATTCCTACCGGTTTCCGGTTTTTTAATATCACCGTGCAGCTGCGCCTCTCTTCCATCATCATTTTGGCTATTTTTCTGAGGGGAGTGGATGGCGTAGCGGTCAGCCCACCCATTGAAATCGTTGCCATAGAGGACCTGTGGTTGAGGGATGTAAGCGTATAGCTCTTTACCACGTCGAGATCGGTCACTATCCCGCATAACGGCCCCCCCTCCTGTATGACGATGAACCTTCTCATGTCCATGCTTCTCATCTGCCGGGCGGCTGTTATGAACTCGTCATTCTCGCTTACGGGGAGCACAGGGGTGTGCATCACCGATTCCACCGTGTTTTTGTCCAAATCTATATTTGACAGAAGAGCGCTGAGTAGATCCCTCCTTGTGAAGATACCTATCGGGATCTTCTTTTCAGTAATGACTATACCGCCGATTTTCTTATCGGCCATCCGCTTTACTGTTTCCTTTATGGTCGCGGTCCGTCTGCCGGTCACAACCGGCTTGGACATTATTTCCCTTATTTTCAAATACTAAATCCTCGTGGCAAGAAAAGTTCTAAATGCGAAAATTCCACTCTTGGGCCTTGACCCATTAGGTGCATAATATTTCAATTGGCATGGTATTTACAACTACTTAACAAAACTCCAGCTTTTTGCCGCCTGCATAACATGGGAAAATATATTTATCTCTTCCCCTGCAAAATATCACTCAGGAAGGTGCGGACATCAATCAGCGCGTGTATAATTGCCCCCTATGATTATTACAAAACAAAAATCGCTGGAAGATATCAAAAAGGCCATCGGCGATGTGAGATCTGTTTTCCTTGTCGGTTGCGGGGACTGCGCCACCCTCTGCCATACTGGGGGCGATGAAGACCTGAGGGAAATGACCAAGATACTGAATGCCGAAGGGATTGAAGTTACAGGCCAAGCAACCGTGCCCGCCACCTGCCACGAGCTTGATACGAAAAGAATACTGAGAAAAGAGAAGGAAGCGGTCGAAAAGGCCGAAGGGATACTGGTAATGGCGTGCGGAGCCGGGATACAGGCTGTCGGCGACAACAGCGAAAAACTCACCGTAAGCGGGTGCGACTCCCTCTTCATCGGAAACTCGCGAAGGCAGATGCATTTTTACGAGAAATGTTCCGCGTGCGGAAATTGCGTGCTGAACATGACCGGAGGGATATGCCCCGAAACAAGATGCCCAAAGGCGCTTCTGAACGGTCCATGCGGAGGAGCGGTAAACGGCAAGTGCGAAGTAGACCATGAACAGAACTGCGTATGGATAGAGATTTACGAACGCCTCGTGAAGGTGGGGAGACTCGACCTGATGGGGGAGATAATCAGGCCGAAAGATTTCCGCGCATCCGGAAAACCGAGACGGCTTGTTGAACCGCGTAACGCTTCGGGTAAGCGGTAGAGCAACGCCGTGTCTCTAAAGGAAAAACTTGATAGCTCTCTTTTTGCCGTCACGGCGGAAATAGCCCCTCCAAAGGGGAGCGACCCCGAAAAGAGCCTCGCTACCGCCGAAAAGATCGCCGGGCGCGTTGACGGAATAAACGTAACGGACAACCAGCGCGCAGTGGTAAGGATGTCGGCGCTCGCATTCTGCAAACACCTCATTGACGCGGGTTGCGAACCGATTCTCCAGGTATGCGGACGCGACAGGAACCGGCTCGCCATACAGTCGGACCTCCTCGGCGCCTACTCATTCGGAATTAAGAACATCTGCCTCATGACGGGGGATCACACCGCTCTTGGAGATGCTCCCGGAGCGAAGCCGGTATTCGACCTCGATTCTGTCCAGCTGATCCAAATGGCGACCGACCTCTCCAGAGGTATTTCCATAACTGGCCAAAAATTGAAAAATTTCCCCGACTTCCTTATCGGAGGAGTTATCAACCCGTTCTACAGCCCTATAGAGATGGAGATGCTCAAGACAAGGAAAAAGATCTCAGCGGGGGCCTCATTTTTCCAGACACAGCCGTTTTTCGATACTGCGTCGCTTAAGGCTTTCATCGATACGGTTAAACCGCTGAACACGAAAATACTCGTCGGGATAACACCGATAAAATCGCTAACGATGGCAGCGTTCCTGAATGACAACGTCCTCACAACGCCTATCCCCGATAATTTGATGAAGCGGATCGAAGGGGCGAAGGACCAGGCCGGGGAAGGGCTGAAAATTGCCGCGGAATTGGTAAATGAGATCAAAAGCGGTATCGACGGCGTAAGCGGGGTCCACCTCATGCCGATAGGACAGGTGGAAAAGCTCCCGATGCTTCTTGAGATGACCGGATGCTAGGATCTATGGAAAAAGCCCTGCCGCTCCGAACGAAAAAACCGGATTGGCTCAGGAAAAAACTGTCATTCAACGAGACCGCGGAGATAAAGCGGAGCCTGAGAAAAAAAAATCTGCATACCGTCTGCGAATCGGCCCGATGCCCGAATATTGGCGAATGCTTCAGCCGAAAAACTGCAACGTTCATGATACTTGGCGATATCTGCAATCGCACCTGTGGCTACTGCGCTGTTCAAAGAGGAATCCCAGCATCACCCGATCCATCCGAGCCGGATAACATCGCCCGCATGGTAAAAGAGCTTGGGATAACGCACGCAGTTATTACTTCCGTAACGAGGGACGACCTTCACGACGGGGGGGCAGAGCAGTTTGCCAAAACCGTACGCGCTGTCAGAAGGGATAATCCTTCCACGATGATCGAACTCCTCATCCCCGACTTCAAGGGGGATACGGACGCGCTTGACGCAGTCCTCCGTGAAAAGCCGGAGATACTGAACCACAACATTGAAACTGTTGAACGGCTCTACCCCCTTATCAGGCCGCAGGCGGATTTTACGCGCTCTATCGGCGTCCTTAAGCGTTCTTCGCTGAGGAATGTGACCGTAAAATCGGGTATCATGATCGGATTTGGAGAAGAAGAAAAGGAACTTATGACAACATTTGAAAATTTGAAAGACGCTGGCGTGGAAATATTGACCATCGGACAATACCTCTCCCCGTCGAAAGGACACCTCCCCGTAGCGGAATACTTTCCGCAGGAACGATTCGACACCCTGGCTGAATCGGCGCGGTCGATCGGGATACCGACCGTATTCTCCGCCCCGTTTGTGCGGAGTTCGTATATGGCCGAAGATGTGGCCAAACTGGAAAAGAGCGGCTCATGAAGTTCAATTTCGCAAGGATAGACCGCCTCCCGCCGTATGTGCTGGCTGAAGTAACACGCCTGCGCGATGAAGCGAGAAGGCGTGGCGAGGACATTATCGATTTCGGTATGGGAAATCCAGACATGCCGACACCACAGCACATTGTCGACAAGATGATCGATGCCACCCGAAAGGGGCACAACCATCGCTACTCCGCATCACGCGGCATCAAAATGCTCCGGCAGAGGATCACGGACTGGTATATGAAAAACCACGGCGTAAGCCTGAATCCCGACACCGAAACGGTGGTGACCATCGGATCGAAGGAAGGGATATCCCACCTTATGCTTGCCTGCATAGGGCCGGGGGATACTGTGCTTGTCCCGACCCCGACATACTCCATACATACATACGCCGTAGTGATAGCAAACGGCGACGTGATCTCCGTTCCCCTCAGGCAGGGCGAAGATTTCTTTGAAAAACTTCTTGAGGCTTTCAGTAGCGCATGGCCAAGACCGAAGGCGCTTCTACTGAACTATCCGCACAACCCTACGACGGCATGTGTAGATTCCGAATTTTTCGTGAAGGTTGTCGCCTTTGCCAAGGAGCACGAGGTGATGGTTATTCACGATTTCGCCTACGCCGACATCCTGTTCGACGGCTATAAGGCTCCGAGCTTCCTTGCCACCCCCGGCGCCAAGGATGTCGGAGTGGAGATGTTTACACTCTCGAAAAGCTACAACATGCCGGGATGGCGTGTCGGGTTCTG from Nitrospinota bacterium encodes the following:
- a CDS encoding divalent-cation tolerance protein CutA, encoding MQRADDFIVALMTASSADEAERISAALVEKRLAACCNIVKGVTSIYEWKGKLEKGEECLVIIKTRRELFEKLSSEIRSLHSYEVPEIIALPMIAGFEGYLDWIKSNTQ
- the rimO gene encoding 30S ribosomal protein S12 methylthiotransferase RimO, encoding MNKLRNLRIYMVSLGCAKNRVDSEKTLARLVGQGCVIVGDPSEAEYILINSCGFLGEAREETVDTILELAELKKQNPSLKLAVMGCMVELFRGEMQAELPEVDYLVGLSDGEVSEIYDSANTDRLIEPGAVSAYLKIAEGCGNSCSFCSIPLIRGPLKSRPVDDVIVEASRLVKNGIKEICIVSQDSTRYGLDLGIKGGLVKLLKKVVEVDPKWVRLHYLYPTLITDELIELVASEPKLCAYMDVPFQHIDSGVLKKMGRQENEDDIKRLIEKIRHTMPDAAIRSAFITGFPGEGEKEFQKLERFLSENELDHVGVFTYSPEKGTRGFDMEETCSGDEKEERKARLMEIQKSVSLKKNKGKVGKILPVLVERFDAGNNLLVGRLETQAPEVDGEVILSECAANPGEIIKVKIVESMEYDLVGEEV
- a CDS encoding CBS domain-containing protein, producing the protein MSKPVVTGRRTATIKETVKRMADKKIGGIVITEKKIPIGIFTRRDLLSALLSNIDLDKNTVESVMHTPVLPVSENDEFITAARQMRSMDMRRFIVIQEGGPLCGIVTDLDVVKSYTLTSLNHRSSMATISMGGLTATPSTPLRKIAKMMMEERRSCTVILKNRKPVGIINESLFVDLAAKFKDPLKFKAEDKMIKKFCGAQDTDSLRESVINMVKNDFRNIILSDDAGNFTGVVSMRELVTYIVQAQL
- a CDS encoding methylenetetrahydrofolate reductase C-terminal domain-containing protein — its product is MIITKQKSLEDIKKAIGDVRSVFLVGCGDCATLCHTGGDEDLREMTKILNAEGIEVTGQATVPATCHELDTKRILRKEKEAVEKAEGILVMACGAGIQAVGDNSEKLTVSGCDSLFIGNSRRQMHFYEKCSACGNCVLNMTGGICPETRCPKALLNGPCGGAVNGKCEVDHEQNCVWIEIYERLVKVGRLDLMGEIIRPKDFRASGKPRRLVEPRNASGKR
- a CDS encoding methylenetetrahydrofolate reductase produces the protein MSLKEKLDSSLFAVTAEIAPPKGSDPEKSLATAEKIAGRVDGINVTDNQRAVVRMSALAFCKHLIDAGCEPILQVCGRDRNRLAIQSDLLGAYSFGIKNICLMTGDHTALGDAPGAKPVFDLDSVQLIQMATDLSRGISITGQKLKNFPDFLIGGVINPFYSPIEMEMLKTRKKISAGASFFQTQPFFDTASLKAFIDTVKPLNTKILVGITPIKSLTMAAFLNDNVLTTPIPDNLMKRIEGAKDQAGEGLKIAAELVNEIKSGIDGVSGVHLMPIGQVEKLPMLLEMTGC
- the lipA gene encoding lipoyl synthase, which codes for MEKALPLRTKKPDWLRKKLSFNETAEIKRSLRKKNLHTVCESARCPNIGECFSRKTATFMILGDICNRTCGYCAVQRGIPASPDPSEPDNIARMVKELGITHAVITSVTRDDLHDGGAEQFAKTVRAVRRDNPSTMIELLIPDFKGDTDALDAVLREKPEILNHNIETVERLYPLIRPQADFTRSIGVLKRSSLRNVTVKSGIMIGFGEEEKELMTTFENLKDAGVEILTIGQYLSPSKGHLPVAEYFPQERFDTLAESARSIGIPTVFSAPFVRSSYMAEDVAKLEKSGS
- a CDS encoding aminotransferase class I/II-fold pyridoxal phosphate-dependent enzyme, which encodes MKFNFARIDRLPPYVLAEVTRLRDEARRRGEDIIDFGMGNPDMPTPQHIVDKMIDATRKGHNHRYSASRGIKMLRQRITDWYMKNHGVSLNPDTETVVTIGSKEGISHLMLACIGPGDTVLVPTPTYSIHTYAVVIANGDVISVPLRQGEDFFEKLLEAFSSAWPRPKALLLNYPHNPTTACVDSEFFVKVVAFAKEHEVMVIHDFAYADILFDGYKAPSFLATPGAKDVGVEMFTLSKSYNMPGWRVGFCCGNREMVQALTRLKGYLDYGMFQPIQIASIIALESERKVVEDISEVYKKRRDVLIDGLARIGWKIEKPKATMFVWAPLPEKFRDMGSMEFSKKLLAEAKVAVSPGLGFGKEGDGFVRFALVENEHRTRQAIRGIKGILS